A section of the Roseivirga sp. BDSF3-8 genome encodes:
- a CDS encoding RagB/SusD family nutrient uptake outer membrane protein: MNIIKYTVLFALGLTVITACTDLDVEPKDLTTGNIVFDDPTQYEAFIAKIYAGLAVTGQQGPAGQPDIQGIDEGFSSYLRTYWKAQELSTDEAVTAWGDPGIQDFHNHNWTSSNPMITALYARFFYQIGLTNEFLRESTDAKLEERGITGDLREEIEQFRAEARFLRALSYWHALDMFRNIPFFTEESNLGDLPEQGSPQEVFNYIESELLAIESELAAPGTGAYGRADQAAAWAVLAKLYLNSEVYVNEDHYTEVIDFTTRIIESGAYTLQPEYGHLFLTDNNSSPEIIFPVLFDGRYTRSFGGMTFLTHMPVGGSMDAAEYGIDGGWFGMRATSALVDLFPTTDGTIDERSGLFYTEGQSRVIENINTFTDGIGVVKYRNVSSAGVPGVNALHPDTDFPMFRLADIYLMYAEAVLRGGGGSVNQAVDFINEIRERAYNDQSGNIAIGDLDLDFIIDERARELYWECHRRTDLVRFDLFSENGRWPWKGGVQEGRTTDAYRDIYPIPSNETIANTNLDQNPFY; encoded by the coding sequence ATGAATATTATTAAGTATACGGTATTATTTGCACTGGGCCTGACGGTAATTACAGCCTGTACTGACCTAGATGTAGAGCCAAAAGATCTTACCACGGGTAACATCGTATTTGATGATCCTACCCAGTATGAAGCTTTTATTGCCAAGATATATGCCGGATTGGCCGTAACAGGACAGCAAGGTCCTGCAGGTCAACCGGACATTCAGGGGATCGATGAGGGCTTTTCTAGTTATCTTCGTACTTATTGGAAAGCACAAGAGCTTTCAACGGATGAGGCGGTTACAGCGTGGGGTGATCCTGGTATTCAGGACTTCCATAATCATAACTGGACTTCATCTAACCCAATGATCACTGCACTTTATGCCAGATTCTTTTACCAAATCGGATTAACTAATGAATTCCTCAGAGAGTCTACTGACGCCAAACTAGAGGAAAGAGGAATCACGGGTGATCTAAGGGAAGAAATTGAGCAATTCCGTGCAGAAGCACGCTTTTTAAGGGCTTTAAGCTACTGGCATGCTCTTGATATGTTCCGAAATATTCCATTCTTTACTGAAGAAAGTAATTTGGGTGATCTTCCCGAACAAGGCAGTCCTCAGGAAGTCTTTAATTATATAGAATCAGAACTTTTAGCGATTGAATCAGAGCTAGCCGCCCCTGGCACAGGAGCATACGGCAGAGCTGATCAAGCAGCAGCTTGGGCCGTCCTCGCTAAATTGTATCTTAATTCTGAGGTATACGTCAATGAGGACCATTATACTGAAGTTATTGACTTTACAACCAGAATAATAGAATCGGGAGCATATACTCTCCAACCTGAGTATGGGCATTTATTCCTAACGGATAATAATAGCTCACCAGAGATTATTTTTCCTGTACTATTTGATGGCCGATATACCCGGTCTTTCGGTGGGATGACATTTTTGACTCACATGCCCGTAGGTGGATCCATGGATGCTGCAGAGTATGGAATTGATGGTGGTTGGTTCGGTATGAGAGCAACCAGTGCATTAGTTGATCTTTTCCCCACTACTGATGGCACTATAGACGAAAGAAGCGGTCTTTTTTATACTGAAGGCCAGTCACGCGTAATAGAAAATATCAACACGTTTACAGATGGTATAGGAGTAGTAAAATACCGTAATGTATCGTCTGCGGGAGTCCCTGGGGTGAACGCCCTCCATCCTGACACTGACTTTCCTATGTTCCGTTTGGCTGATATTTACCTTATGTATGCAGAGGCTGTACTCAGAGGCGGCGGCGGTAGTGTTAATCAAGCTGTAGACTTCATCAATGAGATCAGAGAGAGAGCGTATAATGACCAGAGTGGTAATATTGCAATTGGTGATCTGGACCTCGACTTCATAATTGATGAAAGAGCTCGTGAGCTTTACTGGGAATGTCATCGAAGAACTGACCTCGTTAGATTCGATCTTTTCAGTGAAAATGGAAGGTGGCCATGGAAAGGGGGGGTTCAGGAAGGACGCACAACAGATGCCTATAGAGATATCTATCCAATACCTTCGAATGAAACGATTGCCAATACCAATCTTGACCAAAACCCTTTTTATTAA
- a CDS encoding alpha-amylase family glycosyl hydrolase — MIRNSTLLFFLMLVVCGNVLGQAFTTTPSFPSPDQPITITLDLNQAQDDRAEALLDLSQKGELFLWSGVGNEDPFEYTPEEQTDFGAALPEPFEFTPLGDDVWSITINDITSFYGVPNGTEITRMGFLAKNTAGNAQTEDFVIEFVQGFALRVNEPASDNVFVTPGGNLNISAETNQTATFTATFEGNPVDTYTGTELDFTFSPPSSGTMEITAVSGTSESLNASFNIVLSTPTQVQSLPAGAVPGINYNQADDTEATLVLQAPLKNSVYVVGEFTGWDILPEYQMYRDGEYFWTTITGLTPGQEYAFYYLVDQNIRVADPFSAKILDPFNDPYIPASVYPDLKPYPAEAPAAGDDRLSVLQTAQVPYSWEINDFQRPPQEELIVYELLIRDFFGDNFGDGSQSYSNLIDTLGYLERLGVNTIELMPIMEFNGNNSWGYNPAFMFAADKFYGPADSLRHFIDEAHKRGMAVILDMVLNQNDYPSPLVKMYWEDGQPSNESPWFNRTATHPFNVFFDFNHESPYTEEFVDSVNRYWLESFRFDGFRFDLSKGFTQTDYGTDVGAWSSRDEGRIAILKRMADQIWAYDPDAYVILEHFADNTEERELANYGMMLWGNMHFDFVPALNDPSSTNSIQGLYARNRGWNDNHLVGYIESHDEERIMYEMLTYGGSEGDYDVTDLSTALNRVKMAAAFHLLTPGPKMIWEFGEMGFDTSIQKCPDGSLSSNCRIDRKKPRWDYLNDPERAKVFEVYRSILDLKTENGAVASGTFDWKPSQETKWLSYTGSEGTLIVLGNLGLTEDELRVPFPAIGTYYDYFTDGELQVTSTGYTFTLAPGEFHILSDQDLSPTASDLVPFELGEVTGLGDNSARRAGIVSYPNPVEGRLFMEWPVNQKVETIIIRDIMGRPVATYTPSGNNSLQVNTSTLPEGTYFIQYYTENTVLLDRFLKK, encoded by the coding sequence ATGATCAGAAACTCTACACTACTTTTTTTTCTCATGTTGGTAGTGTGCGGAAATGTGCTGGGACAGGCGTTTACCACCACCCCCTCTTTTCCAAGCCCTGACCAACCGATAACCATTACACTGGACCTTAATCAGGCTCAGGATGATCGCGCAGAGGCTTTGCTAGATTTGTCTCAGAAAGGCGAGCTTTTTCTATGGTCCGGCGTCGGAAACGAAGACCCATTTGAATATACCCCGGAAGAGCAGACTGACTTCGGAGCTGCATTGCCGGAACCATTTGAGTTTACTCCATTAGGAGATGACGTATGGTCGATAACTATCAATGATATTACCAGCTTTTACGGCGTACCAAACGGAACAGAAATTACCCGCATGGGATTTCTTGCTAAGAATACAGCCGGAAATGCTCAAACCGAAGATTTCGTTATCGAATTTGTACAGGGTTTCGCACTGAGAGTTAACGAGCCTGCTTCAGATAATGTGTTTGTAACACCCGGGGGCAATCTGAATATTAGTGCTGAGACGAACCAAACGGCAACTTTTACTGCCACCTTTGAAGGAAACCCGGTAGATACTTATACAGGTACTGAACTGGATTTCACCTTCTCCCCTCCTTCCAGCGGAACTATGGAGATCACCGCAGTAAGTGGCACTTCTGAAAGCCTGAATGCTTCCTTCAATATAGTATTGAGTACGCCCACACAGGTACAGTCACTTCCTGCCGGAGCTGTCCCTGGTATCAATTATAATCAGGCAGATGACACCGAAGCCACATTGGTCCTTCAGGCGCCATTGAAAAACTCTGTTTACGTCGTCGGTGAATTCACCGGCTGGGACATACTTCCTGAATACCAGATGTACAGAGATGGTGAATATTTCTGGACCACAATTACCGGACTCACTCCTGGTCAGGAATATGCCTTCTATTACCTGGTAGATCAAAATATTCGGGTAGCAGATCCTTTTTCAGCAAAAATACTTGATCCTTTTAACGACCCGTATATCCCTGCCTCTGTATATCCTGACCTGAAACCCTACCCTGCAGAAGCCCCTGCAGCAGGTGATGACCGGTTAAGTGTTTTACAGACAGCCCAGGTACCCTACTCCTGGGAGATTAATGACTTTCAGCGCCCCCCCCAGGAAGAGCTGATAGTATATGAATTACTGATACGTGATTTTTTCGGTGATAACTTTGGCGATGGTTCACAATCCTATAGTAACCTTATCGATACCCTCGGTTACCTGGAGAGGCTGGGCGTAAATACCATTGAACTTATGCCGATAATGGAATTTAACGGCAATAACTCCTGGGGTTACAATCCTGCTTTTATGTTTGCAGCCGATAAGTTCTACGGGCCAGCCGATTCTCTCCGGCACTTTATAGACGAGGCACATAAAAGAGGCATGGCCGTAATACTGGACATGGTTCTAAATCAGAACGACTACCCCTCTCCCCTGGTAAAAATGTATTGGGAGGACGGTCAGCCTTCGAATGAAAGCCCCTGGTTTAACCGTACAGCAACCCATCCTTTTAACGTCTTTTTCGACTTTAATCATGAGAGTCCGTACACGGAAGAGTTTGTTGATTCTGTAAACCGCTATTGGCTGGAATCTTTCCGCTTCGATGGCTTCCGCTTTGATCTCAGCAAAGGGTTTACTCAGACCGACTACGGAACGGATGTAGGTGCGTGGAGTTCCCGCGACGAGGGCAGGATTGCCATCCTGAAACGCATGGCCGATCAAATATGGGCATATGACCCCGACGCATATGTTATTCTGGAACACTTTGCTGATAATACCGAAGAGCGTGAATTGGCCAACTATGGCATGATGCTATGGGGAAATATGCACTTTGATTTTGTCCCTGCACTGAATGATCCCAGTAGTACTAACTCCATTCAGGGTTTGTATGCCAGAAACAGAGGGTGGAATGACAACCACCTGGTGGGGTATATCGAAAGTCATGATGAGGAAAGAATCATGTACGAAATGCTCACCTATGGAGGCTCTGAGGGAGACTATGATGTCACTGATCTGAGCACCGCCCTGAACAGGGTAAAAATGGCTGCTGCCTTTCACCTCTTGACTCCCGGCCCTAAAATGATCTGGGAATTCGGCGAAATGGGATTTGATACCTCTATCCAAAAGTGCCCCGACGGCTCCCTCAGCTCAAACTGCCGCATCGACAGAAAAAAGCCGAGGTGGGATTACCTGAATGACCCTGAACGTGCTAAAGTATTCGAGGTTTACCGTAGTATCCTTGACCTCAAAACCGAAAATGGCGCAGTTGCCAGCGGTACCTTTGACTGGAAGCCCTCACAGGAAACCAAGTGGCTTAGCTACACCGGAAGCGAGGGCACACTTATAGTATTAGGTAATTTAGGTCTGACCGAAGATGAGCTAAGGGTACCTTTTCCCGCTATCGGCACATACTATGACTATTTTACCGACGGGGAACTGCAAGTTACATCCACAGGATATACCTTCACCCTGGCCCCCGGTGAGTTTCACATCCTGAGTGACCAGGACCTAAGCCCCACTGCCAGCGACCTGGTTCCTTTCGAGCTGGGTGAAGTAACCGGACTCGGAGATAACAGCGCCAGAAGAGCAGGTATTGTCTCCTACCCAAACCCTGTTGAGGGTAGATTATTCATGGAATGGCCCGTAAATCAAAAGGTAGAAACTATCATCATACGGGACATTATGGGTCGGCCTGTAGCCACCTATACTCCATCAGGTAATAATAGCCTGCAGGTAAATACGTCAACCTTGCCCGAAGGCACCTATTTCATTCAGTATTATACGGAGAACACCGTACTATTGGACCGTTTTCTGAAGAAATAA
- a CDS encoding LacI family DNA-binding transcriptional regulator, giving the protein MKSGQITIKDIARELKISPSTVSRALKNHPDISPETKKAVTALASKLDYQPNSIALSLRKSKTNIIGVVIPEIVHYFFSTIISGIEDVAYGAGYNVMICQSNESYSREVTNIHALMSSRVDGLLASISSETTDHDHFQSINKRGIPLVFFDRVSQEIPASRVVVDDHDGAFRAVEHLYEQGCRNIAHLTGPNSLDISHSRKQGYLDALKSKGLPVKDEFIVEAGLTIEAGVKACKELLSREEKPDGLLAFSDPVAIGVMKVAREMGIAIPEDLALVGFSNEPITSIIHPSITTVAQPGYEMGRLATQLFLDESKAGDDFVPETKILKTNLLIRESSRRIR; this is encoded by the coding sequence ATGAAGAGCGGGCAGATTACCATTAAAGACATTGCAAGGGAGCTTAAAATTTCCCCATCTACAGTTTCCAGAGCGTTAAAGAATCATCCTGACATAAGCCCGGAAACAAAAAAGGCTGTTACAGCACTTGCAAGTAAACTGGATTACCAGCCTAATTCTATTGCGCTTAGCCTGCGTAAAAGTAAGACTAATATAATTGGCGTAGTCATCCCGGAGATTGTCCATTACTTTTTCTCCACTATTATTAGCGGTATAGAGGATGTAGCTTATGGAGCTGGTTATAATGTGATGATCTGTCAGTCTAACGAAAGTTATTCTCGCGAGGTCACTAATATTCATGCTCTTATGTCAAGCCGGGTTGATGGCCTGCTGGCGAGTATTTCAAGCGAAACTACCGATCACGACCACTTTCAGTCTATAAATAAAAGGGGGATACCTCTTGTGTTTTTTGACCGGGTAAGCCAGGAGATTCCTGCCAGCCGTGTGGTAGTAGATGACCACGACGGGGCTTTCAGGGCAGTGGAGCACCTTTATGAACAGGGGTGCCGTAACATTGCTCACCTGACTGGTCCTAATAGCCTTGACATTTCACACAGCAGGAAACAAGGGTATCTGGATGCGCTTAAAAGCAAAGGTTTACCGGTAAAAGATGAATTTATCGTAGAAGCCGGCCTTACTATAGAAGCAGGAGTGAAAGCTTGTAAAGAGCTGCTTAGCCGTGAAGAGAAACCGGACGGACTGCTGGCCTTTAGTGACCCTGTGGCAATTGGTGTGATGAAGGTAGCCCGTGAGATGGGCATCGCTATCCCTGAGGACCTGGCCCTCGTAGGGTTTAGTAATGAGCCTATTACTTCCATTATCCATCCATCTATTACTACAGTGGCTCAGCCGGGTTATGAAATGGGTCGACTGGCCACCCAGTTATTCCTGGATGAATCTAAAGCGGGTGATGATTTTGTTCCTGAGACGAAAATTCTCAAAACTAACCTTCTTATCAGGGAAAGTAGCCGCCGTATTCGTTAA
- a CDS encoding SusC/RagA family TonB-linked outer membrane protein, which yields MKRLSLLLVMLCISGVAWSQVRVTGKVTDQLNGEGLPGVNILVKGTTNGAVTDIDGNYSINVAPDATLVFSYVGYVKEEVPVNNRSTIDLNLAPDIEQLSEVVVVGYGQQEKEDVTGSVVEVDSKEFNKGAIVSPDQLINGKVPGVNITPDSGEPGGKVQIRIRGGTSLTAGNDPLYVIDGVPLENTTQNGGRNPLNFLNPNDIESFTVLKDASAAAIYGSRAANGVIIITTKSGKAGAKPRLNYDSWVSFSNAVDKIDVLNGDQYRLVAAEVAPDRTNLLLNANTDWQSQVLRTAVGQNHSLSFTGGGENTGYRISFNYLDKEGIIETSSTKRTGLNLNLNQSLFDNTLDISLGLKGAYTEDAFVDGAAISNSIGFAPTQPIYDVNSQFGGYWEWPTTFGTAVGLNPVSVLDQTEFVGETYRSLGNMTISYDLPFISGLSAKVNLAYDVLKGQRSDFQPFTLRSQSADSGQVKIESITRTMKLLESYLNYEKNLKGINSNIKALAGYSYQDFFNGFPTITARRLSTNIFGIYNPTIAGEYEAPYSVQENRLISFFGRVDYDFMSRYLLTVNARYDGSSRFGDENRWGFFPSASLGWRIIEEPWMDGLSSIFNDLKVRAGWGITGNQEFANYQYFAVYRPSDQFTQYPLGGEPITTIRPSAYNPQLKWEETTQYNVGLDYSLLNGRLNGTLDFYLKQTDDLLFNTPVPAGTNLSNFVVTNIGSMENKGVELGLNGIIIDKSDIRWDLGFNVAYNHNEITKLNGNTDPDFRGVPVGDISGGVGNRIQILSVGESRNTFYVFEHIRDENGNPLVDGVDHNDDGVVDDSDLYVDQNEDGIVNDSDRIYYNDPLPDWLFGLTSNVNAYNFDLSFTLRGSLGGYVYNNFASFAGNYSRLTNDITPGNMHASVLDNQFEEPQLFSDIYVEDASFLRMDNITLGYTVPNLGENVSLRVYGTVQNAFVITDYSGIDPESGIGGIDNDLYPRSRTFLIGLNLGL from the coding sequence ATGAAGAGGTTATCGCTTCTCCTGGTCATGCTGTGCATAAGCGGCGTAGCATGGTCACAGGTAAGGGTAACCGGAAAAGTTACAGACCAGCTCAATGGTGAAGGGCTACCAGGAGTGAACATCCTGGTTAAAGGCACCACAAACGGGGCTGTTACAGACATAGATGGAAACTACTCAATCAATGTAGCTCCTGATGCCACCCTGGTATTCTCTTATGTCGGATATGTGAAGGAAGAAGTGCCTGTGAACAACCGTAGCACCATCGACCTCAACCTGGCACCTGACATTGAGCAACTTTCAGAAGTTGTGGTCGTAGGCTACGGCCAACAGGAGAAGGAAGATGTCACAGGCTCAGTTGTAGAAGTTGATAGCAAGGAATTTAATAAAGGAGCTATTGTATCTCCGGATCAACTAATCAATGGTAAGGTACCTGGAGTAAATATCACCCCGGATAGTGGCGAACCCGGAGGTAAAGTTCAAATCAGGATCCGGGGAGGAACTTCTCTTACGGCTGGTAATGACCCATTATATGTTATTGATGGAGTACCTTTAGAAAACACCACTCAGAACGGAGGCCGAAACCCCCTCAACTTCCTGAACCCTAATGACATAGAATCATTTACGGTATTAAAAGATGCTTCTGCGGCCGCCATTTATGGATCACGTGCGGCAAACGGTGTTATCATCATTACCACAAAGTCCGGAAAAGCCGGTGCCAAACCCAGACTGAACTATGATAGTTGGGTATCATTCTCAAATGCTGTCGATAAGATTGATGTTCTGAATGGTGATCAGTATAGACTAGTGGCTGCTGAAGTTGCTCCTGACCGCACGAACTTATTACTTAATGCTAATACAGACTGGCAGTCGCAAGTGCTTAGAACGGCTGTAGGTCAAAACCATTCATTATCCTTTACAGGAGGAGGTGAAAATACTGGCTACCGTATATCTTTCAATTACCTTGACAAGGAAGGGATTATTGAAACATCGTCGACAAAAAGGACTGGCTTGAATCTAAATTTAAACCAAAGTCTTTTTGATAATACCCTGGATATTTCACTCGGTCTAAAAGGTGCATATACGGAAGATGCTTTTGTAGATGGGGCAGCAATTAGTAATTCAATTGGCTTTGCTCCTACCCAGCCTATTTACGATGTGAACAGCCAGTTTGGAGGGTATTGGGAATGGCCAACTACGTTCGGTACAGCCGTAGGCTTAAACCCTGTTTCAGTACTGGATCAAACAGAGTTTGTGGGTGAAACATATAGAAGCTTGGGTAATATGACCATTTCATATGACCTTCCTTTTATTTCTGGACTTTCGGCCAAAGTAAATCTTGCATACGATGTACTAAAAGGCCAGCGTAGTGACTTCCAGCCATTTACCCTTAGATCCCAATCTGCAGATAGTGGACAGGTGAAGATTGAGAGTATCACGCGTACAATGAAGCTCTTAGAATCCTATCTGAATTACGAGAAAAACCTAAAAGGAATTAATAGCAACATTAAAGCTCTTGCCGGTTACTCATATCAGGACTTTTTTAATGGATTTCCTACAATAACTGCAAGGAGGCTTAGCACAAATATTTTCGGTATTTATAACCCAACTATTGCCGGTGAATATGAAGCCCCCTACTCTGTTCAGGAAAACAGACTGATTTCCTTCTTCGGACGCGTGGATTATGACTTTATGAGCCGGTATTTACTGACGGTAAATGCCCGGTATGATGGATCATCCCGTTTTGGAGATGAAAACCGATGGGGCTTCTTCCCCTCTGCTTCGTTGGGTTGGAGAATCATTGAAGAGCCTTGGATGGATGGTCTTTCCTCCATATTTAATGACCTTAAAGTTAGAGCAGGATGGGGTATTACCGGTAATCAGGAATTTGCAAACTACCAGTATTTTGCCGTATACAGACCAAGTGATCAGTTTACCCAATACCCTCTGGGGGGGGAGCCAATCACAACCATTCGACCCAGCGCTTATAACCCTCAACTTAAGTGGGAGGAAACCACCCAATACAATGTAGGTCTTGATTACAGCTTACTGAATGGAAGGCTGAATGGAACGCTGGATTTCTATCTTAAGCAAACTGATGATCTTCTCTTCAACACCCCTGTTCCTGCCGGTACTAATCTAAGTAACTTTGTAGTTACCAATATCGGCTCTATGGAAAATAAAGGTGTTGAACTCGGGTTAAATGGTATAATCATCGACAAGTCAGATATTAGGTGGGACCTAGGATTTAATGTAGCCTATAATCACAATGAGATAACCAAACTTAATGGTAATACTGACCCTGACTTCCGTGGAGTACCTGTAGGAGATATATCTGGCGGTGTAGGTAATAGAATACAGATATTGTCCGTAGGAGAATCACGTAACACCTTTTATGTATTTGAACATATTCGTGATGAAAACGGAAATCCTCTCGTAGATGGCGTAGACCATAACGATGATGGGGTAGTAGACGATTCTGACTTGTATGTGGATCAGAATGAAGATGGTATTGTAAATGATAGTGATAGAATATACTATAACGACCCATTACCTGATTGGCTTTTTGGTCTCACGTCTAACGTAAATGCTTATAATTTTGACCTATCATTTACCTTAAGAGGTAGTCTGGGAGGGTATGTTTATAACAACTTCGCCTCATTTGCCGGCAACTATAGCCGCCTGACAAATGATATAACTCCAGGTAATATGCATGCTTCCGTATTGGATAACCAATTCGAAGAGCCTCAACTCTTTAGCGATATTTATGTGGAAGATGCTTCATTCCTTCGAATGGACAATATTACGCTGGGCTATACTGTGCCAAATTTGGGTGAAAATGTCAGCCTTCGTGTATATGGCACTGTTCAGAATGCATTTGTTATAACTGATTATTCCGGAATTGATCCTGAAAGCGGAATAGGTGGTATAGACAATGACTTGTATCCCAGGTCAAGGACTTTTCTCATAGGCCTGAACCTTGGACTTTAA
- a CDS encoding ROK family protein has protein sequence MKKFLGIDIGGTNVKMAAVNRDGKIIDRRKFPTSELSSKGFVPSFLDVVDRYLSDHTDIKKIGVGVPGMLSKNRKTTLEVPAIPQLNGVDLHSSLTRRFQNKKFYLENDANSAALGEYHFAEQENMPETFLFITLGTGVGGAAIINKTIFRGGDGNGMELGHTLSKNGKRLEQNIGKAGIMGIAEEKLRNYTGDTEIKCLENMSPKELSTFAAEGDPFAADLFSDVGLFLGESLVSTIRVLDIKTILIGGGVSAVFDHIKDAMLGPMKEYLTPYYMEKVDIHRAVLGNRAGIVGAASLCFMD, from the coding sequence ATGAAAAAATTTTTAGGCATTGATATCGGAGGCACCAATGTAAAAATGGCTGCGGTGAACCGTGATGGTAAAATCATTGATAGAAGAAAGTTTCCTACTAGTGAATTAAGCTCCAAGGGGTTTGTGCCATCCTTTCTGGATGTAGTGGATCGGTACTTATCGGATCATACTGACATTAAAAAAATTGGGGTCGGAGTACCTGGTATGCTTAGCAAGAACCGCAAAACTACCCTTGAAGTACCCGCCATTCCACAGCTAAACGGCGTGGATCTTCACTCAAGCCTCACCAGGCGGTTTCAGAACAAAAAGTTTTACCTGGAAAATGACGCAAACTCAGCCGCATTAGGTGAGTATCATTTTGCGGAACAGGAAAATATGCCTGAGACCTTCCTTTTCATCACACTTGGTACTGGAGTAGGTGGAGCAGCTATAATAAATAAAACCATTTTTCGAGGGGGAGATGGTAACGGAATGGAGTTGGGGCATACTCTTAGCAAGAACGGGAAGAGGCTGGAGCAGAATATAGGCAAAGCAGGTATTATGGGTATTGCGGAGGAAAAACTGCGAAACTATACCGGTGATACTGAGATCAAGTGCCTGGAAAACATGAGTCCTAAAGAGCTGTCTACTTTTGCTGCTGAAGGGGATCCCTTTGCAGCCGATTTGTTTTCGGATGTGGGGCTATTTTTAGGTGAATCACTCGTTAGTACTATCAGAGTTCTGGATATAAAGACCATTCTGATAGGAGGGGGAGTTTCCGCAGTATTTGACCACATAAAGGATGCGATGCTGGGCCCTATGAAAGAATATCTCACTCCGTACTACATGGAAAAAGTGGATATCCACCGGGCTGTACTGGGCAATAGGGCGGGAATTGTTGGGGCGGCTTCTCTCTGTTTTATGGATTAA